A DNA window from Roseofilum capinflatum BLCC-M114 contains the following coding sequences:
- the ileS gene encoding isoleucine--tRNA ligase gives MTAAKDYKTTVNLPKTGFDMRANSTKKEPELQKFWAEHQIYEKLSQENPGDLFILHDGPPYANGSLHMGHALNKILKDIINKYKLLQGHKVRYVPGWDCHGLPIELKVLQAMKSNERKQLTPITLRQKAAEFAQKTVDEQREGFKRYGVWGNWENPYLTLTPEYEAAQIEVFGQMVLKGYIYRGLKPVHWSPSSRTALAEAELEYPEGHTSDSIYGVFRMVHLNDGVFAQLDPFMPDLGVGIWTTTPWTIPGNLAVAVNPQLTYAVVETPWGKAPKKTKGKGFAKGSDDEPESTGKGTLPKYILVAEGAIARLSEELDVKLTPKAKVKGQDLEHCTYQHPLFNRESPIVIGGDYVTTESGTGLVHTAPGHGQDDFMVGQRYGLPVLSPVNDAGDLTELAGKFAGLNVLKDANPSIIEALTEAGALIKQSPYVHKYPYDWRTKKPTIFRATEQWFASVEKFREAAMEAIASVKWIPGSGENRISAMVAERSDWCISRQRNWGVPIPVFYHQETGEALLTQETIDHVKGIIREQGSDAWWNLSVEELLPPKYQKEAQNYRKGMDTMDVWFDSGCSWAGVAASRKELKYPVDLYLEGSDQHRGWFQSSLLTSVATQGMAPYKSVLTHGFTLDEQGRKMSKSLGNVIDPLDIINGGNNKKEAPPYGADVLRLWVSSVDYSSDVPISKTILRQLSDVYRKIRNTSRFLLGNLYDFDPERDRVPYEEMPELDQYMLHRMGEVFAQITEAFESYQFFRFFQTVQNFCVVDLSNFYLDIAKDRLYISAEHGKRRRSCQTVLAIAVENLARAIAPVLSHMAEDIWQNLPYQTPHESVFQAGWLASEPYWHNPPLAEKWTKLRQIRTEVNKVLEGARNAKAIGSALEAKVLLYVADAQLRELLEAFNPELSVTLKPQPQPVGETPVGAGSEKVGSSHPDLGEPAPTESTPTEAGSLGEFMAVATRWWKQWRQWVKDYPRAFLTLFVLVGGAATVNVGWTTAQSMLKLPIFSLLLELVGIIYTIWFVRQRLFYAQERSALLSQVNTAVQEFLGTGKASETAEEVTSTEVTSTEVTSTPLSDLSDSSVEAPSETPEAVTIGNGVDELRYLFITSQVELVDDRQAVEGLEHQAVTDTLGIGVVKAEGQKCDRCWNYSTHVGESAEHPTLCERCVSALDGDF, from the coding sequence GTGACAGCAGCAAAAGACTATAAAACCACCGTCAATTTGCCCAAAACTGGCTTTGATATGCGGGCAAATTCCACCAAAAAAGAGCCGGAACTGCAAAAATTTTGGGCAGAGCATCAGATTTATGAAAAGCTCTCCCAAGAGAATCCAGGGGATTTGTTCATTCTCCATGATGGCCCTCCCTACGCCAATGGTTCTCTGCATATGGGCCATGCGTTGAATAAAATCCTTAAGGATATTATCAATAAGTACAAGTTGCTGCAAGGCCATAAAGTCCGCTATGTACCGGGGTGGGACTGTCATGGACTGCCGATTGAACTGAAGGTGCTTCAGGCTATGAAGTCGAATGAGCGCAAGCAGTTGACTCCCATTACCCTGCGCCAAAAAGCAGCCGAGTTTGCCCAAAAAACCGTTGATGAACAACGAGAAGGTTTTAAGCGCTATGGGGTTTGGGGAAATTGGGAGAACCCTTATTTAACTCTGACTCCGGAATATGAGGCGGCTCAAATTGAGGTGTTTGGGCAAATGGTACTTAAGGGCTATATTTATCGGGGTCTGAAACCGGTGCATTGGAGTCCCAGTTCTCGCACCGCTCTAGCCGAAGCTGAGTTAGAGTACCCAGAAGGCCATACCTCTGATAGTATCTATGGGGTGTTCCGGATGGTGCATCTCAATGATGGGGTGTTTGCCCAGCTCGATCCGTTTATGCCGGATCTGGGGGTAGGGATTTGGACAACGACTCCTTGGACGATTCCGGGGAATTTGGCGGTAGCCGTCAATCCACAGTTAACCTATGCAGTGGTGGAAACCCCTTGGGGCAAAGCGCCGAAGAAGACGAAGGGTAAGGGATTTGCCAAAGGGAGTGATGATGAACCGGAATCTACGGGTAAGGGGACTTTACCGAAGTATATCCTGGTGGCAGAAGGGGCGATCGCCCGCTTATCAGAAGAATTGGACGTGAAGCTAACCCCGAAGGCAAAAGTCAAGGGGCAAGATCTGGAGCATTGCACCTATCAGCATCCTCTGTTTAACCGGGAGTCTCCCATTGTGATTGGTGGTGATTATGTTACCACGGAGTCCGGAACAGGATTAGTTCATACAGCTCCGGGCCATGGGCAAGACGATTTTATGGTCGGCCAACGCTATGGATTGCCGGTGTTGTCTCCGGTGAATGATGCGGGTGATCTGACGGAATTAGCAGGTAAATTCGCGGGATTAAATGTACTCAAAGATGCGAATCCGTCCATTATCGAAGCCCTGACAGAAGCGGGTGCTTTAATCAAACAATCGCCCTATGTGCATAAATATCCCTATGATTGGCGCACCAAAAAACCGACAATTTTCCGGGCAACGGAGCAATGGTTTGCTTCGGTAGAGAAGTTCCGGGAAGCAGCAATGGAGGCGATCGCCTCGGTCAAATGGATTCCTGGTTCTGGGGAAAACCGGATTAGTGCCATGGTTGCCGAGCGATCGGACTGGTGTATTTCGAGACAACGGAATTGGGGTGTACCGATTCCGGTGTTCTATCACCAGGAAACGGGAGAAGCCCTATTAACCCAAGAAACCATCGACCATGTGAAAGGGATTATCCGCGAGCAAGGTTCTGATGCTTGGTGGAACCTGTCCGTAGAAGAATTATTACCGCCCAAATATCAAAAAGAGGCGCAGAATTACCGCAAAGGCATGGATACCATGGATGTGTGGTTTGATTCCGGCTGTTCCTGGGCGGGAGTAGCCGCATCCCGGAAAGAGTTGAAGTATCCGGTGGATCTCTATTTAGAAGGCTCCGATCAGCATCGGGGCTGGTTCCAGTCTAGTTTGCTCACCAGTGTGGCAACTCAGGGGATGGCTCCCTATAAGAGCGTGTTAACCCATGGGTTTACCTTGGATGAACAGGGACGGAAAATGAGTAAGTCCCTGGGGAATGTGATCGATCCGTTGGATATTATTAACGGGGGTAACAATAAGAAGGAGGCTCCCCCCTATGGGGCGGATGTGCTTCGTCTGTGGGTATCTTCGGTAGATTATTCTTCGGATGTTCCCATTAGTAAGACGATTCTGAGACAGCTATCGGATGTGTATCGCAAGATCCGCAATACCTCCCGGTTCCTGTTGGGGAATTTATATGATTTCGATCCAGAGCGCGATCGCGTCCCCTATGAGGAAATGCCAGAGTTAGACCAGTATATGTTGCATCGCATGGGGGAAGTATTCGCCCAAATCACCGAGGCGTTTGAAAGTTATCAGTTTTTCCGCTTCTTCCAAACGGTGCAGAATTTCTGCGTAGTGGACTTGTCCAACTTCTATCTGGATATTGCCAAAGATCGGCTCTATATCAGTGCAGAGCATGGTAAGCGTCGCCGCAGTTGCCAGACGGTGCTGGCGATCGCCGTCGAAAACCTAGCACGGGCGATCGCTCCCGTACTCTCCCACATGGCAGAGGACATCTGGCAAAATCTGCCCTACCAAACGCCCCATGAATCCGTATTTCAGGCGGGATGGTTAGCGAGTGAACCCTATTGGCACAATCCCCCGTTAGCCGAAAAATGGACAAAATTGCGCCAAATTCGCACGGAAGTGAATAAGGTGTTAGAAGGGGCGCGGAATGCGAAGGCGATCGGCTCGGCTCTAGAAGCCAAAGTTTTGCTCTATGTGGCGGATGCCCAGTTGCGGGAACTCCTAGAAGCCTTTAACCCTGAACTCTCCGTCACCCTAAAACCCCAACCGCAACCGGTGGGAGAAACCCCAGTAGGGGCGGGTTCAGAAAAGGTTGGCTCTTCCCACCCAGATCTGGGTGAACCCGCCCCAACAGAATCCACCCCGACAGAAGCCGGATCGTTGGGCGAGTTCATGGCAGTTGCCACCCGATGGTGGAAACAATGGCGGCAATGGGTAAAAGATTATCCCCGCGCCTTCTTGACTCTATTCGTCTTAGTCGGTGGAGCCGCCACGGTAAATGTAGGCTGGACAACGGCTCAATCGATGCTGAAGTTGCCCATCTTCTCCCTCCTGTTGGAACTGGTAGGCATTATCTATACCATCTGGTTTGTGCGTCAACGGCTGTTCTATGCCCAAGAGCGCTCCGCTCTCTTGAGTCAGGTGAATACCGCAGTACAAGAGTTTCTGGGAACTGGAAAAGCTTCCGAAACGGCAGAGGAGGTCACTTCGACTGAGGTCACTTCGACTGAGGTCACTTCGACTCCGCTCAGTGACCTCAGTGACTCCAGTGTAGAAGCGCCATCGGAGACTCCAGAAGCCGTCACTATTGGTAATGGAGTGGATGAACTGCGCTATCTGTTCATTACTTCCCAGGTGGAACTGGTGGACGATCGCCAGGCTGTAGAAGGGCTAGAGCATCAGGCAGTCACTGATACTCTGGGTATTGGTGTGGTGAAAGCAGAGGGCCAAAAATGCGATCGCTGCTGGAACTATTCCACCCACGTCGGCGAAAGCGCTGAACATCCCACCCTCTGCGAGCGGTGCGTTTCCGCCCTAGATGGGGACTTTTAA
- a CDS encoding PEP-CTERM sorting domain-containing protein (PEP-CTERM proteins occur, often in large numbers, in the proteomes of bacteria that also encode an exosortase, a predicted intramembrane cysteine proteinase. The presence of a PEP-CTERM domain at a protein's C-terminus predicts cleavage within the sorting domain, followed by covalent anchoring to some some component of the (usually Gram-negative) cell surface. Many PEP-CTERM proteins exhibit an unusual sequence composition that includes large numbers of potential glycosylation sites. Expression of one such protein has been shown restore the ability of a bacterium to form floc, a type of biofilm.) yields the protein MNKSLSLVVLATLGSVLGWTNAAPAASLIDFETLPNGELPTDNHPLGLDEAYLIDGIGITFGFDTNGDGVTDTPVVLEKVGNDTVRGFGSQAGWDTAIPGFEEQLGQFFVRQPSTINDFNSLIINYSSPVTAASGEIWDIDGWLNNTEQYKIEAFDSNREVLATIVSPLGVNIAGGLDGKPWSFGFSDLSDIRQISISFTGTKKGYFGLAFNNFSPTIDQTAPPPTSVPEPLAVLGTLLGTTFGIVTLKKKQFS from the coding sequence ATGAATAAGTCCCTCAGTTTAGTTGTACTGGCAACCCTCGGTAGTGTTCTGGGTTGGACAAATGCAGCACCAGCAGCAAGTTTAATTGATTTTGAAACCCTACCCAATGGCGAGCTTCCCACTGATAACCATCCATTAGGTCTTGATGAGGCTTACCTGATTGATGGCATTGGGATTACGTTTGGATTTGATACCAATGGTGATGGTGTGACTGATACGCCAGTAGTATTGGAAAAAGTGGGAAATGATACAGTTCGGGGGTTTGGAAGTCAAGCAGGATGGGATACAGCTATACCTGGATTTGAAGAACAACTTGGCCAGTTTTTTGTACGTCAACCATCTACCATCAATGATTTTAATTCTTTAATTATCAATTACAGTTCACCGGTCACAGCCGCATCTGGGGAAATCTGGGATATTGATGGCTGGTTGAACAATACAGAGCAATACAAAATCGAGGCATTTGATAGCAATCGTGAAGTTCTAGCAACTATCGTATCTCCTTTAGGAGTCAATATTGCCGGAGGTTTAGATGGTAAGCCTTGGAGTTTCGGTTTCTCAGATCTATCAGATATCCGTCAAATTAGTATCTCATTTACTGGCACGAAAAAAGGATATTTTGGTCTTGCCTTCAACAACTTTTCACCCACCATAGACCAGACTGCCCCTCCACCTACTTCCGTACCCGAACCCTTAGCCGTTTTAGGAACACTTCTAGGCACAACCTTCGGCATAGTTACCCTGAAGAAAAAGCAATTCAGCTAG
- the serA gene encoding phosphoglycerate dehydrogenase — protein MPKVLVCDPIDQAGIDILSQVAQVDVKTGLPVEELVKVVPEYDALMIRSGTRVTQEIIEAAVQLKIIGRAGVGVDNVDVPAATRKGVIVVNSPEGNTIAAAEHALALMLSLSRHIPDANQSVKNGQWERKKFVGTEVYKKTLGIVGLGKIGSHVAAAAKAMGMKLIAFDPFISAERADQLGCRLVDMDVLMQESDYITLHIPKTPETTNLINAKSLAKMKPTARIINCARGGIIDEAALAEALKNGQIGGAALDVYANEPLGESPLTELGKEVILTPHLGASTTEAQVNVAVDVAEQIRDVLLGLPARSAVNIPGLHPDALEQLRPYLQLAETLGNLVSQLVGDRVESLNIRLQGELANNQSQPIVIAALKGLLSRALRERVNYVNASIEAQERGIRVIETRDASIRDYRGSLLLQAKGPSEEHDVTGTLLGDGEIRITTVDGFPINVPPNQHMLFTRHRDMPGIIGKIGSLLGSFNVNIASMQVGRQIVRGDAVMVLTIDDPLPEGILEEILKVPGIRDANTVML, from the coding sequence ATGCCTAAAGTTCTCGTTTGCGATCCTATCGATCAAGCTGGAATAGACATCCTATCTCAAGTTGCCCAGGTTGACGTAAAAACCGGCCTACCTGTCGAGGAACTGGTGAAAGTCGTTCCCGAATATGACGCTCTCATGATTCGCTCCGGAACCCGCGTCACCCAAGAAATCATTGAAGCAGCAGTCCAACTGAAAATTATCGGTCGTGCTGGGGTTGGAGTCGATAATGTCGATGTCCCGGCTGCCACCCGCAAAGGGGTAATTGTCGTCAATTCCCCAGAAGGCAACACCATTGCGGCCGCTGAACATGCCCTAGCCTTAATGCTATCCCTGTCCCGTCATATTCCCGATGCGAACCAGTCCGTAAAAAATGGTCAGTGGGAACGTAAAAAGTTTGTCGGTACAGAAGTCTATAAGAAAACCCTGGGAATTGTTGGCTTAGGAAAAATTGGCTCCCATGTGGCCGCAGCCGCTAAAGCCATGGGCATGAAGCTCATTGCCTTCGATCCGTTTATCTCCGCAGAACGGGCCGATCAATTGGGCTGTCGGCTCGTGGATATGGATGTTCTCATGCAAGAATCCGATTATATTACTCTCCACATTCCCAAAACGCCAGAAACGACTAACTTAATCAATGCGAAGTCTTTGGCTAAAATGAAACCCACAGCTCGGATTATTAACTGTGCTAGAGGAGGAATTATTGATGAAGCAGCCCTAGCTGAGGCGCTCAAAAACGGTCAGATTGGGGGGGCGGCTCTGGATGTGTATGCCAATGAACCCCTAGGTGAATCGCCTTTAACTGAGTTAGGTAAAGAGGTGATTTTAACGCCCCATTTAGGAGCTTCGACCACAGAAGCTCAAGTGAATGTAGCGGTTGATGTAGCTGAACAAATTCGGGATGTGCTGCTCGGACTCCCGGCACGCTCGGCGGTGAATATTCCGGGACTGCATCCGGATGCCCTGGAACAGTTGCGCCCCTATTTGCAATTGGCAGAAACTTTGGGTAACCTGGTCAGTCAGTTGGTGGGCGATCGCGTAGAAAGCCTCAATATTCGCCTACAAGGGGAACTAGCCAATAATCAAAGCCAACCCATCGTCATTGCGGCTCTTAAAGGGTTACTCTCACGAGCGTTGCGAGAGCGGGTTAATTACGTCAATGCTTCCATCGAAGCCCAAGAGCGCGGAATTCGCGTCATTGAAACCCGCGATGCTAGTATCCGGGATTATAGGGGGTCTCTGTTATTGCAAGCCAAAGGCCCCTCGGAAGAACATGATGTTACCGGGACACTGCTTGGTGATGGCGAAATTCGCATTACCACAGTTGATGGCTTCCCGATTAATGTACCCCCCAATCAACATATGCTCTTTACCCGTCACCGGGATATGCCGGGGATTATCGGTAAAATTGGCTCTCTGTTGGGGAGTTTTAATGTCAATATTGCCAGTATGCAAGTCGGACGGCAAATTGTGCGCGGCGATGCGGTTATGGTATTAACGATTGACGATCCCCTACCAGAGGGAATTTTAGAGGAAATTCTCAAGGTTCCTGGGATTCGCGATGCCAATACAGTGATGTTGTAG